CGCTTTCCTGTAAGAGGAAGATCGGCGTTTCTTCCGGTAGTTTTGAACTACAAAAGATGAGTCAAAATAATGATAATAACAATGTCGAAAGCGCATTACAGGAGTTAAAAGACTTGGATGCAGTGCAAAGACCACAGAAAAAGTATAAAGAAACCAGTGGTATGGTTGAAAATGTCATACAATATTCTGCGGTTCGTTCTGATATTCAAAAATCCGGTAATCAGAACATGGAGATCGATGAACAAACTGGTGGATCAACTTCAAAATCTGTCAGAAGGAAATCTGTTAGCAAGAAGTTTTCGGCCCCCGGTCTTACTAAAAAGAATACCGTGAATGAAAAAGTTTCAACTTTTTCGAAAAGCAGTGCACTGAGGAATGATGATGAGAAAGAGAAACTCTTGAAGAACCGGAACGTTGAAGAAGTTTTTCAATCCGTCAAACCAGGTACACAGATAGATTTGGAAGATGAAACCGAGCCTCCAGAGGATAAAGACGACACAAGCAAACAGAAACATGAACATGGTGAACAAGAAAACGCTGTTGATGTAGATCAACACAATGAGAATCTTGAGTGTAAAAAGACATCTAGAGGGAATCTGACTAAAAAAGGTAAGAAGAAAACTGCTGTTTTAGTAAAAAAGAGTGAACTTGCGAGTAACCATGATAATGTTGGATCAGGGATCGATTTATGTTTAAGAACATTGGATGAAAAATTGTGAGTATGCACAGATTCTGTGCAGggactaggggtgcaaacgagccgagccaagcccgagctcgaccaggctcgagctcgagctcgtttaacatatgaaagctcgagctcggctcgaaggtaattattcaagctcgagctcggctcgggctcgggctcgactcgtttagtatatttattaattaatttatattagttataattattattatacatataatttagttattttttatatttacataaatggtaattattattttataaatttatgtttaatatattaataaaaaatatataatcagaaagctcgtttaggctcgcgagccggctcgagctcgataagcaaAGCTCGGGcttgggctcgtttactaaatgagcttgtttttaggctcgggctcgagctcgagctcgtttaagctcggctcgttcgagctttttttcgagtcgagctcgagtagctcggctTATTTGCACCGCTAGCAGGGACACTACAAAGACGAGATACACGCACAATGCACACACTTATTATATATTACGTACACATGCAAATGAGTTTGGTTTGGGGTATTACTACATAACTAACCGTTTTATTACTACATAACTAACCGTCATACCGTTTTACTTGATCATCACGTTCCAAATTATGCACAGTGTTGACTTCTAAAATCCAGAATTTCTCTATTATAATTCTTCCAACAGATAACAAGAAACCAGAAATTAGGAAAGAATCAACTCCAAATCGAGCTAGGAGAAGCAAGAGAAATGTAAACAATTCGGAGAAATCTACGGAACTTCAGGCAGCAGAAGATGTTAGTAACGATCCGAACATGGATACAGCGAACGCTGATACGGAAACAGAGAATGTCGTGAACAAGAAAGAAGCCAAGAGAAATAAACAGCCTCTGATTAAAACCAAGGATTCCGTCAAAGAGGTAACTGATGTTGAAGCTGTTAACGTTGAAGATCAAAGTACTGGTACGAAAGAGGTACTTAAACGTGGTGAAGGATTACATGAAAAGAATCGCGATAAGGGGAGTGCTAGTGTTTCAAAACCGGAACCGATGTGGTTTATATTGGCTGGACATAAGTTGCAAAGAAGGGAGTTCCAGCAGATAATCAAGCGGTTGAAAGGAAGAGTATGCAGAGTCTCTCATCAATGGTCTTATCAGGCAACTCATTTCATTGTCCCTGATCCCTTACGCAGAACCGAGAAATTCTTTGCCGCTGCTGCTTCTGGAAGGTAAACGACCGTGTCTGCTGATTTTTTGAAAATAGTTGATGTGGCATCTTATTTCATCTTAGTGTTTATGCGTATTGTGTACCACATGGCATCTTATGTGTCATTCAACATTTACTTCGACATATACGTTGCAAAAGTTATATAACTAGGGCTGCAAAGGAACTAAACGTTCAGCGAAAAGTTTGTGAATTGTGCGGaagtaagtttgtttgtttgtgttcgtgcGTTTAATGAATGAGCGAACACGGACAAAAAGTTATGTTCGtgtagttaaatgaacgaacatgaacataggctgcgtttgttcatttatgttcgtgagcGTTCGGTAACATGCCCGTTTATGTTCGTGCGTTTGTGTTAGATAGCTCATtagggtttttatttttttaacttttatattttattttaatacctTCAAAATTCCCactaataaaatatttaataaatattagTGTATATATATTACATACCTTCTAATATGTGTTAGtttctgttcatgaacgcttgtttgtgttcatcaacgtttTTTGGTGTTCATTTGcattcatttgtgttcgttacctaaaattaatgaacaaacacaaacacaaacacattcatttccttaatgaatgaACACAAACAGAAAAAGTCGTTCGGAAAGTGTTCATGAATAGTTCGTGAACACAtctatttccttaacaaacgaacacttgttcgtgttcgttcggttcgtttacagccctacataATATAACCTTTTGAAACCTGTAACTGGATTTTTTACATTATTTTTGCCTAAGCATGCTTTGCATGTTTCAACGAGTGCCACATCAGCTATGTACTTGTAAAATCAGTTGAAAAGAGGTTGGTTGCTTAAATTGGTAATAAAAATtttgagcaaaaaaaaaaaaaaccgagaAAAATATTAAGTTCATCTATCATGGCACACAATTATCTTAAATTTCAGAAAGTAGAAGTTAGACATTTTAGAATGCAGGTGGATTTTGAAGACCGATTACTTATCTGCAAGTAGCCAGGCCGGAAAATTCCTAGCAGAGGAGCCTTACGAATGGCACAAAAACGGCCTGAGTGAAGACGGTCAAATTAACTTAGAGGCACCAAGAAAATGGCGGCTTTTGAAGGAGAAAACAGGCCACGGTGCGTTTTACGGGATGAGAATAATCATATACGGGGAATGCATTGCCCCACCTTTGGTATAACCATATCCTCCCTATAATGTTACTTATGATATATTGATATTAGAGTAAAATTCcgttttcgtccttgaggtttggccagttttgcgacttccgtccaaaggtttgtttttccgcatttgaatccaaaaggtttgaaatcatgccgttttcatccggctcattaactccatccgttttttctccgttaagtcaggggtatttccgtcttttttgttaacttaaagggcaattcggttttTTCACTTAATGTAAAAAAAACAGAATACCcatgaaaaagaccgaattgccctttaagttaacaaaaaagacggaaacaCCCCTgaggagaaaaatggatggattaacgagccggatgaaaatgacaagatttcaaaccttttggatccagatgcagaaaaacaaacctttggatgaaagtcgcaaaactggccaaacctcagggacgaaaatagcATTTTAGTATAGATATTATATAAACATTTTTTAAACCATCTCCGGTTTTAATGTTCCAGGACACTCTTAAACGGGTAGTGAAGGCCGGAGACGGGACCATTTTAGCAACTTCTCCACCATACACTCGTTTCTTAAACACTGGTATAGACTTTGCGGTTGTTAGCCCCGGGATGCCACATGTCGACATATGGGTGCAGGAATTTTTAAAACACGAGATACCATGTATATATGCCGATTACCTGGTGGAATTCGTATGCAAACCTGGATATCCCCTTGAAAGACATGTTCAGTATGATACAAATGCTTGGGCCGAGAGATCATATAACAAGTTAAAGAAGCGGTTAGAAGAAGAGATTTGTGAACCGAGAACTCCAGATAGTGACGACGTGGCGTGTGAGGTGTGCGGGGGACGTGACCGTGGTGAAGAAATGCTGATATGTGGGGATGAAAGCGGTTTGGTTGGGTGCGGTGTTGGCACGCATATTGATTGTTGTGATCCGCCGCTTGAAGATGTTCCTGAGGAGGATTGGTTTTGTGTCAAGTGTAGTAAGAAGCTCGAGTCGAAAAGACGTAGCAAAAGGAAAGGCTCTTCGTCTAGAGGTTAGTTATTTAttctttgttattttttttttgaagcaTACTTTTGTAGTAAAAAGTACATTTTTGTATAATGGTGTGTATCTATACATATGTTGTAAGCTTATTGGATTCAATTATTCAAATAAATGTGAAGTTAGCATGCTTCTCTAAAAGCCCAAAATAGATTTTTGGTTGGATAAATTTATGCTGGTGGTTCATGGGCTTCATCTAGACCATGGTTCAGGCCCCTTTTGAAATTCTGGATAAGTTGTTTTATAGGAAATGAAGTATGAACCAACTTTTTAAGaaagaaaaatcaatttttttaatcaATGATGGTGGGCCTGGTTGCGCCATTGCGGTTGCCACAGTGAAGGTAAATTCTTTTAAGCAAATCTACCATCAATGGTGGTGCGGtcggttgtggttgtggttgtggttgcgACAGTGAAGGTAATGATATCGGCTATGATTGTGGTGATCGTGTCAATAATGACCTATAGATGGCATGGGCTATGGCAGtgacgaagcttgagatttccgaccggggtcgaaaacgtatataccaaaaaatttctataaatacccacaaATTTCAATACGAACCACTACTGAGCGTAAAGTttggggggtcggccgccccctcccgccccaaCTATGCTGCGCCAATGGACTATGGTGGTGTGGACATTGTGATAATGACTTACTTGAACCCGTTATAAGGGGACTCGGGGCACTGCCGTTATACTTTGTATAACGCGTGGTGAGATAAGTCCGTCCCACCGCCACCATATTTGATAACGAGTGATGGCTTGTTTCAAAGTTTAACGCGTGGAAAAATTAACGGCGTGATGGTTTGGGTTTGTGAGtggaattgttggttggggggaaattgttgggtttggtgatgagtgatgaccacccccactaaaaatggttgtgagtgatggaaaaatggtcaatgacatggcgaaacttgattggtgcttgtgagtgataaattctatcactagtgaaaccacccctagtcccctaagtTGATAAGTTTGGATTCGTTTAGAATTTTACTCTGATCTAATCTCTTATTTAAGAGAGCTAAATTATCTATTTTGCAAATTGAAATTATACAAATCAATCATTTCTTTAAGTATTTTGGAGCAGCCAATCTattgaaaaatatgttatattataatatgtaacctaaactttaaATAATGGGAGTCAGAAAACCTATGAAATATAAAATAGTAAGGTAAAGAAAAAGAGGATGATTGGACCACATGGGCATGTCTGACATCATCATATCTGGCCACGACTTCTCCTCTGTCCGATGTTTCCAACATTCAAACATCAAAGCCTCTTTCTTTCTTATTACACTATCAATCCCCCAACTTCAAAATCATTATATTCGATCCCTCTACTCTCTTTTTTATCCTTTTTTCTCACGAAACAGGAAGTACTAAACCATCCGTGAGAAATAAACATGTATTGCTTCTCATTTGATATATTCCTTCAAAGGCTATGTCTTGTAGGTTGTATTGGGGCGCCAATTGTGTCACCTCAGCGGGGCGTTATGCGTGTACACCACCACTGAAGGCGCTATTGAGGGCTTGGGGCATAGAGCAGGGACGCTTATTGGTGGTTTAAAGGGGGAAGGGGTGTCAAGCAGCGTGTCCACCGTTAAAGGGTTATACCAAACACGTAGTTTATAGTGACCAaagtatgataaaaaaaaaaaatatttaatatctATCGGGTTGGGGTTTCTCTCAAACTTATTAAGGTGTTGAATAAGGCTTTACCTTTCCATGAAGTGAGAGTTTGGTTTTCATTGTTTGGTTATACAAAAATTAGATATTTTTTAGCATTCAAATTGTAAAAGTTTGTATATTTTGAATCATAAACTTATAAGTTCACAAATGTtacataaataataataataattggctTAATGCAATCTAAAAGTGTAATTTAGAATAATATAAAACGAAAGTGGATACCCACGTGAGCAACCTCGCAAAATTCACTTTTCTTCTGTCACAAGTAATTTTAAAATGCTCTCTCCCTTCAATTTTTTGGGCACATTGCTTGAAGAATCATATTCTCATCCCTTCTTTACTTTCTTTATTTCGACTATTCTTTTATCTTTCTAAAATCTATAAAATATTAGTCCAAAAGGATGTTTTTGTTACACAACGATATAAGAGCATTTACaattgagtgtttttttttattcttaTCATAAATTTAttagaaaactataaaaaaaattgtttcatTTTCTTCTACACCACATTCTAAAAAAAAATAGAGTGGAAAAGGGAGAGAAATAATAGTAAAACTTGATTAAAggaatattatttaattgaatacAAATAGATATAAAAAATCGGATGTgggaagtttttttttttaatctttagaTTGATAAGATAAGTGTGTTTATTAGTTAAATTATAAGGATATAGATAAGGACTCGAATGTGAATGCTCGAAAACAATGAATTACCCAAGTCATACTAGTATTATCATTCAACATATTTTACAATTATTAAGAAAATCAATATGAAAATATGATTAGGCAGTCGCGGTGATATAACCAAAAGCTTATAAAAACCATCTTTTGGGTACTCTTAATTTGTTTGTTCGGGTTTAGCACCACCCGAAACCACCACCTAGCCATCGCACAACTGTTGCTACTGTTGTCGGCCACCAATGTCCATCACCCGTGTTGTCGGCCAAGAGCCTCACTCTTTCTCTATTGATCGGTTTACCACTATGATTATGAAGAGAACTACATTTGGAAGCTTGAGTCTCTTCAtctaaatttaaattaaaatttaaaatgatTATCTCAGCTCACCTTCTAATTTCTGTTATTAACAAATAACTATAATCTATGTAATTGTCATACTATAGTTTGTcgcacttaaaaataaattttgaatTACCCTATACACATGTTAGTCGACAAGCCAAAGGTATTCGCACAGTATTTGTCCCATAAAAGGATTCTACAATCAGCTCAACAGCACTATAGTCTATCTGGAAGGCAAGGAATGATAAACTAATATACATAATTAAACCAACCATGTTTCTTTGAATAAAATATAGAGAAAAATGCATCTTGTAGATTATTTGTTATGGTGTAGTTTTAATTTGCAATGGTAATCATGTTGAAAGGCATCATGGTTTGTATCTCTTTAAGCTAGCTTCAAATAATAATCTTGCCCTTTCGAGGTTGGTTTGTTGATAaactttcttttattattttttttaagaaaacctaTCAAATTTGGAATAATGTATAGTTGTTTTCTAAGGGTAAAGAGATTATTATATCACTAAGAAAAGGCTAGCGAGAAGCTAGAACACATCACGAGATATACCAAGAAATCAAGctaaaaaataaacaaagaaaaGTAGATTACTTTTTGAGTTCCTTCATTTTAGTATTTTTACCACTTGAgttaaaaatcaaaaagttaaatTCCTGATTACCTGAATTTTCATATTATAATCTATCAAGTCCAAATTTATAACTCTGTTAGATTTTCTCTAGATCATGAAGGATAAGTAGGAGGAAattataattgttttttttttttaaacagaataCAAATAATTGACCTGTCAGACAACTCATCATACCATTGGCACATTGGATGTATAAACTGAATACGATATGTAATGGTTAGTGGAACCATCAATATTTTAGGGAAGGGGATCATAGGGCAGGAATCCAATGTTACTGTATTCTACTTTGACCCATCTACCCCAATTCTTCTGACAACTCATATATACATGTATAAGTCTTTGTATATATACATTTGGCTATGTTTGGCAAATACAGGTGATAGCTCGAAGCTTGTAGCTGTTGGCtatagctttttagatatatttaggTGTTTTGCAGAGTAGTtagagcttttaataaaatgtataaaatgatcaaaatggacataactaaaaaacataactaaaaagttcattatctttagaggttaatatagtcattttttccctaaaaacttgtagctccttctaaacgctactagtaagAGCGTTCAATCAAAAgtttcaagctcctaacctaaaagattcaagctccttcaaccaaacatgTCTTTTTATTGAGTAAaagttttttcttaaaagcttaaagctagaagctcctaaaagatCCATGCTAAACATATATACAATAGTACAGAACAGGGTTTATATAAACTATAAACTATTAGtctattattatattaataaaatggCCAAGTCATGATTAAATGTCACAAGATAATCTTTTAGTATTTATATATCTAGTGGCTCTTGGGTCAAATGTGTTTACATTGCACAATGAGTATGTTCTCTTCAAGTGTGATTTGATTTAATAAATAATTTGGTTACTTGTATTGAAACATACATGGTAAAACGATAACTTTATCTCATCTAGCAAAAAAACT
The Helianthus annuus cultivar XRQ/B chromosome 6, HanXRQr2.0-SUNRISE, whole genome shotgun sequence genome window above contains:
- the LOC110864584 gene encoding BRCT domain-containing protein At4g02110 isoform X2, with the protein product MENHQNSPFDRPSQVFNGIRFVLLGYDPLKNSQVSLTFVNGGAVNVGKYGPNCTHVIVDKLVYDDPVCVAARRDGKILVSSLWADHSFDVGAPVDVTSVMYRPVRDLNGIPGAKSLVICLTGYQREDREDIMTMVGLMGAQFSKPLIANKVTHLICYKFEGEKYLLGKKMKKIKLINHRWLEDCLKAWKIVPEADYSKSGYELEMEAEAKDSEDELEDVTARRNERNIASPPHSLSSNQEVPKTVSNISASKVFNNAQETVSPTMKTTSNQFRNPRETKSTHLDTENVIDVTYGTSSFCEKTVGSSSLQNKIISASTLANKSPRNEARNVVSPMRTTSPTIDMKSNTRSAKRLNKFTVNDAFGMSSSLVQKVNTKTPNSDSLSCKRKIGVSSGSFELQKMSQNNDNNNVESALQELKDLDAVQRPQKKYKETSGMVENVIQYSAVRSDIQKSGNQNMEIDEQTGGSTSKSVRRKSVSKKFSAPGLTKKNTVNEKVSTFSKSSALRNDDEKEKLLKNRNVEEVFQSVKPGTQIDLEDETEPPEDKDDTSKQKHEHGEQENAVDVDQHNENLECKKTSRGNLTKKDNKKPEIRKESTPNRARRSKRNVNNSEKSTELQAAEDVSNDPNMDTANADTETENVVNKKEAKRNKQPLIKTKDSVKEVTDVEAVNVEDQSTGTKEVLKRGEGLHEKNRDKGSASVSKPEPMWFILAGHKLQRREFQQIIKRLKGRVCRVSHQWSYQATHFIVPDPLRRTEKFFAAAASGRWILKTDYLSASSQAGKFLAEEPYEWHKNGLSEDGQINLEAPRKWRLLKEKTGHGAFYGMRIIIYGECIAPPLDTLKRVVKAGDGTILATSPPYTRFLNTGIDFAVVSPGMPHVDIWVQEFLKHEIPCIYADYLVEFVCKPGYPLERHVQYDTNAWAERSYNKLKKRLEEEICEPRTPDSDDVACEVCGGRDRGEEMLICGDESGLVGCGVGTHIDCCDPPLEDVPEEDWFCVKCSKKLESKRRSKRKGSSSRG
- the LOC110864584 gene encoding BRCT domain-containing protein At4g02110 isoform X3, which produces MENHQNSPFDRPSQVFNGIRFVLLGYDPLKNSQDDPVCVAARRDGKILVSSLWADHSFDVGAPVDVTSVMYRPVRDLNGIPGAKSLVICLTGYQREDREDIMTMVGLMGAQFSKPLIANKVTHLICYKFEGEKYLLGKKMKKIKLINHRWLEDCLKAWKIVPEADYSKSGYELEMEAEAKDSEDELEDVTARRNERNIASPPHSLSSNQEVPKTVSNISASKVFNNAQETVSPTMKTTSNQFRNPRETKSTHLDTENVIDVTYGTSSFCEKTVGSSSLQNKIISASTLANKSPRNEARNVVSPMRTTSPTIDMKSNTRSAKRLNKFTVNDAFGMSSSLVQKVNTKTPNSDSLSCKRKIGVSSGSFELQKMSQNNDNNNVESALQELKDLDAVQRPQKKYKETSGMVENVIQYSAVRSDIQKSGNQNMEIDEQTGGSTSKSVRRKSVSKKFSAPGLTKKNTVNEKVSTFSKSSALRNDDEKEKLLKNRNVEEVFQSVKPGTQIDLEDETEPPEDKDDTSKQKHEHGEQENAVDVDQHNENLECKKTSRGNLTKKDNKKPEIRKESTPNRARRSKRNVNNSEKSTELQAAEDVSNDPNMDTANADTETENVVNKKEAKRNKQPLIKTKDSVKEVTDVEAVNVEDQSTGTKEVLKRGEGLHEKNRDKGSASVSKPEPMWFILAGHKLQRREFQQIIKRLKGRVCRVSHQWSYQATHFIVPDPLRRTEKFFAAAASGRWILKTDYLSASSQAGKFLAEEPYEWHKNGLSEDGQINLEAPRKWRLLKEKTGHGAFYGMRIIIYGECIAPPLDTLKRVVKAGDGTILATSPPYTRFLNTGIDFAVVSPGMPHVDIWVQEFLKHEIPCIYADYLVEFVCKPGYPLERHVQYDTNAWAERSYNKLKKRLEEEICEPRTPDSDDVACEVCGGRDRGEEMLICGDESGLVGCGVGTHIDCCDPPLEDVPEEDWFCVKCSKKLESKRRSKRKGSSSRG
- the LOC110864584 gene encoding BRCT domain-containing protein At4g02110 isoform X1, which encodes MENHQNSPFDRPSQVFNGIRFVLLGYDPLKNSQLCLQVSLTFVNGGAVNVGKYGPNCTHVIVDKLVYDDPVCVAARRDGKILVSSLWADHSFDVGAPVDVTSVMYRPVRDLNGIPGAKSLVICLTGYQREDREDIMTMVGLMGAQFSKPLIANKVTHLICYKFEGEKYLLGKKMKKIKLINHRWLEDCLKAWKIVPEADYSKSGYELEMEAEAKDSEDELEDVTARRNERNIASPPHSLSSNQEVPKTVSNISASKVFNNAQETVSPTMKTTSNQFRNPRETKSTHLDTENVIDVTYGTSSFCEKTVGSSSLQNKIISASTLANKSPRNEARNVVSPMRTTSPTIDMKSNTRSAKRLNKFTVNDAFGMSSSLVQKVNTKTPNSDSLSCKRKIGVSSGSFELQKMSQNNDNNNVESALQELKDLDAVQRPQKKYKETSGMVENVIQYSAVRSDIQKSGNQNMEIDEQTGGSTSKSVRRKSVSKKFSAPGLTKKNTVNEKVSTFSKSSALRNDDEKEKLLKNRNVEEVFQSVKPGTQIDLEDETEPPEDKDDTSKQKHEHGEQENAVDVDQHNENLECKKTSRGNLTKKDNKKPEIRKESTPNRARRSKRNVNNSEKSTELQAAEDVSNDPNMDTANADTETENVVNKKEAKRNKQPLIKTKDSVKEVTDVEAVNVEDQSTGTKEVLKRGEGLHEKNRDKGSASVSKPEPMWFILAGHKLQRREFQQIIKRLKGRVCRVSHQWSYQATHFIVPDPLRRTEKFFAAAASGRWILKTDYLSASSQAGKFLAEEPYEWHKNGLSEDGQINLEAPRKWRLLKEKTGHGAFYGMRIIIYGECIAPPLDTLKRVVKAGDGTILATSPPYTRFLNTGIDFAVVSPGMPHVDIWVQEFLKHEIPCIYADYLVEFVCKPGYPLERHVQYDTNAWAERSYNKLKKRLEEEICEPRTPDSDDVACEVCGGRDRGEEMLICGDESGLVGCGVGTHIDCCDPPLEDVPEEDWFCVKCSKKLESKRRSKRKGSSSRG